One genomic region from Methanonatronarchaeum thermophilum encodes:
- a CDS encoding tyrosine-type recombinase/integrase, whose amino-acid sequence MYHRTKTSLNNLRKNIEKNPDISEKNKEIIIEFMRDLKLSNYSEARTHKLTTHMKRIAEENNTNLETANKKELKDIVEWVYDFKDFKSPETEKDYRVAIRVFYKWLEYGNPKAKKYPEKVSWISSTKSTNSKLNKPKPSEMLRENEILSLIQNSHNTRDKAMISHLWETGERIGEFMKLDASDIAWNDTKGYEILIDGKTGTRRLNLYVSEPYLRTWFQNHPLRKTEQWPHVPLWTKIELQSHNGQQAKYSRLKYAAIRDAIERSKKQAEITKKCTPTNFRHSRATDLARKGFTEAQMCQWFGWAQGSDMPSVYIHLAGRDVDETYKKIHGIKIEGEKQKPKTKMKPQTCIKCGQKDIAPTHTLCPNCMTLLNEKARNDMEETAYLIQQLKNIDNEVMEKLKLLDQNKQNIKQITKKLK is encoded by the coding sequence ATGTACCATAGGACTAAAACATCATTAAATAACCTTAGAAAAAATATTGAAAAAAACCCTGATATTTCAGAGAAAAATAAGGAAATAATAATAGAATTCATGAGAGACCTTAAACTCTCAAACTACAGCGAAGCAAGAACCCATAAACTAACAACCCACATGAAAAGAATAGCCGAAGAAAACAACACCAACCTAGAAACCGCTAATAAAAAAGAACTCAAAGACATTGTTGAATGGGTATACGACTTTAAAGATTTTAAATCACCAGAAACGGAAAAAGACTACAGAGTAGCGATAAGAGTATTCTACAAATGGCTAGAATACGGCAACCCAAAAGCCAAAAAATATCCAGAAAAAGTCAGCTGGATCAGCTCAACAAAATCAACCAACTCCAAACTAAACAAACCCAAACCATCAGAAATGCTCAGAGAAAACGAAATCCTATCCCTAATACAAAACAGCCACAACACAAGAGACAAAGCCATGATAAGCCACCTATGGGAAACAGGAGAAAGAATCGGAGAATTCATGAAACTAGACGCATCCGACATAGCCTGGAACGACACAAAAGGATACGAAATACTAATAGACGGAAAAACAGGAACACGAAGACTCAACCTCTACGTATCAGAACCATACCTAAGAACATGGTTCCAAAACCACCCACTCAGAAAAACAGAACAATGGCCCCACGTACCACTATGGACCAAAATAGAACTACAATCCCACAACGGACAACAAGCAAAATACAGCAGACTAAAATACGCAGCAATAAGAGACGCAATCGAAAGATCAAAAAAACAAGCAGAAATAACCAAAAAATGCACACCAACAAACTTCAGACACAGTAGAGCAACCGACCTCGCAAGAAAAGGATTCACAGAAGCACAAATGTGCCAATGGTTCGGATGGGCCCAAGGCTCAGACATGCCATCAGTATACATACACCTAGCAGGAAGAGACGTAGACGAAACCTACAAAAAAATACACGGAATCAAAATCGAAGGAGAAAAACAAAAACCAAAAACCAAAATGAAACCACAAACCTGCATAAAATGCGGACAAAAAGACATCGCACCAACCCATACACTATGCCCTAACTGCATGACCCTACTAAACGAAAAAGCAAGAAACGACATGGAAGAAACAGCCTACCTAATACAACAACTAAAAAACATAGACAACGAAGTAATGGAAAAACTCAAACTACTCGACCAAAACAAACAAAACATCAAACAAATAACAAAAAAACTAAAATAA
- a CDS encoding methionine synthase has translation MIDKLFPTTIIGSYPKPKWLNRVKDLYNENKVSKKVLKEAEDDASRLILNEHQRAGIDILNDGEMRREEMTEYFAEMIPGYEFHGPVRVWGNNYFNKPSVVEELKDPKPMLVDEFKFMKQIVGEESYIKIPITSPYTIAEWSFNEVYSREELIYRLSEIINRELKLLEDAGAKCVQIDEPALSTRPEDVEIIEEAMRIVTDGVNIDKIIMHACYGDFSTIYPEILEFDVDQFSLEFANNDYESLEIFSEYEFTKEIGYGCIDVHNQEIETVNQIKKDIKKGIEVFKPEKMWINPDCGVKLLPRDVAYKKLVNMTQATQELRKEMN, from the coding sequence ATGATCGATAAACTATTTCCTACAACGATTATCGGTAGCTATCCAAAACCAAAATGGCTAAATCGAGTAAAAGACCTCTATAACGAAAATAAAGTATCTAAAAAAGTTCTTAAAGAAGCAGAAGACGATGCAAGTAGACTAATACTAAATGAACATCAAAGAGCAGGTATAGATATACTGAACGACGGAGAGATGCGTCGTGAAGAGATGACAGAGTATTTCGCTGAAATGATACCTGGATATGAATTCCACGGCCCAGTTAGGGTATGGGGAAACAACTACTTCAATAAACCAAGCGTGGTAGAGGAACTAAAAGACCCCAAACCAATGTTGGTCGATGAATTCAAATTTATGAAACAGATAGTAGGTGAAGAATCATATATAAAAATACCTATAACAAGCCCATACACAATAGCAGAATGGTCATTCAACGAAGTTTACAGTCGAGAAGAACTGATATACCGACTATCCGAAATCATAAATAGAGAACTAAAACTCCTTGAAGATGCTGGCGCCAAATGTGTACAGATAGACGAACCAGCACTCTCCACACGCCCTGAAGACGTCGAAATAATCGAAGAAGCAATGAGAATAGTTACAGACGGCGTCAACATAGATAAAATTATAATGCACGCATGCTACGGAGATTTCTCCACAATATACCCAGAAATACTCGAATTCGACGTAGACCAATTCTCACTTGAATTCGCAAACAATGACTATGAATCACTAGAAATATTCAGTGAATACGAATTCACAAAAGAAATAGGATATGGATGCATCGACGTCCACAACCAAGAAATAGAGACAGTGAACCAAATTAAAAAAGACATAAAAAAAGGCATTGAAGTATTCAAACCCGAAAAAATGTGGATAAACCCAGACTGCGGAGTTAAACTACTACCCCGAGATGTAGCATACAAAAAACTTGTAAACATGACACAAGCAACTCAAGAACTACGAAAAGAAATGAACTAA
- a CDS encoding toprim domain-containing protein: protein MNQRDIEKAERIEKLLKRLRNENKIVLVEGKNDRKSLKKLNINNEMVLVSENAEPLSTIAEKISRKHNEAIILTDWDPHGDKLSQQLQQVLERYGVTANDVYRRRLKAMLLKEINDVESLHPFYKNLKQNYSWL, encoded by the coding sequence TTGAACCAAAGGGATATAGAAAAAGCCGAGAGAATAGAAAAACTACTTAAAAGATTGAGAAATGAAAACAAAATAGTTTTAGTTGAAGGTAAAAACGACCGTAAGTCACTTAAAAAACTTAACATCAACAATGAAATGGTTTTAGTTTCTGAAAACGCCGAACCACTATCCACCATAGCAGAAAAAATATCTAGAAAACATAACGAGGCAATAATATTAACCGACTGGGACCCACATGGAGATAAACTATCCCAACAACTTCAGCAGGTATTAGAGAGATATGGAGTCACTGCAAACGACGTATATAGAAGAAGACTTAAAGCTATGTTATTAAAAGAAATAAACGACGTGGAATCACTACATCCCTTCTATAAAAACCTAAAACAAAACTACAGTTGGCTATAA
- a CDS encoding TIGR00296 family protein codes for MLDFNEGVVAVKFARKCIESNLNEVELDEGVFEFNSIFSEMRGAFITIRKDGELRGCIGRPYPEQDLKEALRASAVGAAFEDPRFPSVSRDEFEDIVVEVTVLTEPEEIEVSGRDMLDEVEVGRHGLIVISGSRRGLLLPQVAVEYSWDSMEFLSETCMKAGLLPDAWIEPDTTVQRFEGQIFVEKEPEGDVKEIDIDEGC; via the coding sequence ATGTTAGATTTCAATGAAGGGGTTGTGGCTGTGAAGTTTGCGAGGAAATGTATTGAATCGAATTTGAATGAAGTTGAGTTGGATGAAGGTGTTTTTGAGTTTAATTCTATTTTCAGTGAGATGAGAGGGGCTTTTATCACTATTCGTAAAGATGGTGAGTTACGGGGGTGTATTGGCCGTCCTTATCCGGAGCAGGATTTAAAGGAGGCTTTGAGAGCTTCTGCTGTGGGAGCTGCTTTTGAGGACCCGAGGTTTCCATCTGTATCTAGAGATGAGTTTGAGGATATTGTTGTAGAGGTTACAGTTCTTACAGAACCTGAAGAAATTGAAGTTAGTGGCCGAGATATGTTGGATGAAGTTGAAGTTGGTCGACATGGGTTGATTGTTATCTCCGGGTCTCGTAGAGGTCTTTTGTTACCGCAGGTTGCGGTTGAATATTCATGGGACTCGATGGAGTTTTTGTCTGAAACGTGTATGAAGGCTGGGTTGTTACCGGATGCCTGGATTGAGCCAGATACTACAGTTCAGAGGTTTGAAGGCCAGATTTTTGTTGAAAAAGAGCCTGAGGGAGATGTTAAGGAGATAGATATTGATGAAGGTTGTTAA
- the nikR gene encoding nickel-responsive transcriptional regulator NikR, giving the protein MINLSDTNRIGVSIDSKLLEKFDEKIEEKMYANRSEAIRDLIRDFLVKDELKYSNEEVIGSLTLVYSHDTRGISDKLNQLQHEDFTNVLSSVHLHLNEENCMEIVAIKGDSNKIKEISDRLISSKGVKHGKLVMTSFKNIE; this is encoded by the coding sequence TTGATTAACTTGTCGGATACTAATAGAATTGGTGTTTCCATAGATTCAAAGCTTCTTGAGAAATTTGATGAAAAGATTGAAGAAAAAATGTATGCTAATAGATCGGAAGCTATTAGAGATTTAATTAGAGATTTCCTTGTAAAAGACGAATTAAAATACTCCAATGAAGAAGTTATAGGGTCTTTAACTTTAGTTTACTCCCACGATACCAGAGGTATCTCTGATAAACTTAACCAACTCCAACATGAAGATTTCACCAATGTCCTATCAAGCGTACATCTCCATCTAAATGAAGAAAATTGTATGGAGATTGTTGCAATAAAAGGTGACTCCAATAAAATAAAAGAAATCTCCGACAGATTAATCAGCTCTAAAGGAGTTAAACACGGTAAACTAGTTATGACTTCATTTAAAAACATCGAATAA
- a CDS encoding malate dehydrogenase codes for MKITVIGVGNVGSAVSQRIVNGGIARELIMLDAIEGLAKGKALDLQHTTPIKGETKIKGTTNYRDTKNSDIIVITAGKPRKEGMTRDDLAKGNAEIISQISQNIKKYNSKSKIIVVTNPLDPMTWQTYKKTGFPRKQIMGMAGELDTARYEKLLSKKTKISPEDIHGLVIGPHNKSMIPLTENTTIRGIPLNKFLNQKQTKEIVKETKKSGKKIVNYLQNGSAYHAPSAAIYKMIKTIARDEKRLLSVSTVLKGEYGIKNTAIGIPVIIGKDGIEKIPQKHLNQKTKQKLQKAAKEIKKTNKKLNTNQ; via the coding sequence ATGAAAATAACAGTCATTGGAGTAGGAAACGTAGGGTCAGCAGTATCCCAACGAATAGTTAACGGAGGTATCGCAAGAGAACTAATAATGCTCGATGCAATCGAAGGGCTAGCCAAAGGCAAAGCCCTCGACCTCCAACACACCACACCAATAAAAGGAGAAACAAAGATAAAAGGAACAACAAACTACAGAGACACCAAAAACTCAGACATCATAGTCATAACAGCAGGAAAACCAAGAAAAGAAGGAATGACAAGAGACGACCTAGCAAAAGGAAACGCAGAAATAATCTCACAAATATCACAAAACATAAAAAAATACAACTCCAAATCAAAAATCATAGTCGTAACAAACCCACTAGACCCAATGACATGGCAAACATACAAAAAAACAGGTTTCCCCCGTAAACAAATAATGGGAATGGCTGGAGAACTAGATACCGCAAGATATGAAAAACTCCTGTCCAAAAAAACAAAAATATCACCCGAAGACATCCATGGACTAGTAATCGGCCCACACAACAAATCAATGATACCACTAACTGAAAACACAACAATCAGAGGAATACCACTAAACAAATTCCTAAACCAAAAACAAACCAAAGAAATAGTAAAAGAAACAAAAAAAAGCGGTAAAAAAATAGTCAACTACCTACAAAACGGAAGCGCATACCACGCACCATCAGCAGCAATATACAAAATGATAAAAACAATCGCAAGAGATGAAAAAAGACTATTAAGCGTATCAACAGTACTAAAAGGCGAATACGGAATAAAAAACACCGCAATAGGAATCCCCGTCATAATAGGAAAAGATGGAATCGAAAAAATCCCACAAAAACATCTAAACCAAAAAACAAAACAAAAACTTCAAAAAGCCGCCAAAGAAATCAAAAAAACCAACAAAAAACTAAACACAAACCAATGA
- a CDS encoding dihydroorotase — MKVVKGGRIYYKGRLVNAELGIEQGRITKIKKTGLTGDIVNARGMVVLPGAIDIHVHFRDMDLSDKETWETGSKAAAAGGVTTVIEQPNTKPPTDSRKTYKQKKGKAKTGSFVDYGINGAVAIHSDISGLSPFVSGFGETFLAGGNDLHVRYEDLEGLLQAVETTKKVLTIHAEDEKLVEKGISRYKNTRESNYPKARPEKAEEKAVDKVIDIYNKIERKPPLHFCHISSYKTLNLINDSTVEVTPHHLLLTKSDLKSQGSYVKTNPPIRGRKNRAMLWKALNSGEIDVIASDHAPHTQNEKEQGFWKAPSGVPGVQTMLPQLAYHVKKRNLSLKRFVKTLCENPSDIYGLNKGYIKKGMDADLIFMDFSDITRIKKNMLHSKCGWTPYTGRRAIFPQKTMLRGKVIYKKSGFRDKIGEEIEPKGYRKSRENRKTT, encoded by the coding sequence ATGAAGGTTGTTAAAGGGGGGCGTATTTATTATAAAGGCCGTTTGGTTAACGCAGAGCTGGGTATTGAGCAGGGTAGGATAACAAAAATCAAGAAAACCGGGTTAACTGGAGATATAGTTAATGCCAGAGGTATGGTTGTTTTACCGGGCGCTATAGATATTCATGTTCATTTTAGGGATATGGATTTAAGTGATAAGGAGACATGGGAAACAGGTTCTAAAGCTGCTGCTGCAGGTGGAGTTACAACAGTTATAGAGCAACCAAATACAAAACCTCCAACCGATTCACGGAAAACATATAAACAGAAGAAAGGGAAGGCAAAAACTGGTTCTTTCGTGGATTATGGTATAAACGGTGCTGTAGCGATACATTCAGATATATCCGGTTTATCCCCATTTGTATCTGGTTTTGGTGAAACATTCCTAGCTGGAGGAAACGACCTGCATGTTAGGTATGAAGATTTAGAGGGGTTGCTCCAGGCTGTAGAAACAACAAAAAAAGTGTTAACCATACATGCAGAAGATGAAAAGTTGGTTGAAAAAGGGATTAGTAGGTATAAAAACACTCGAGAATCTAACTACCCTAAAGCCAGGCCTGAAAAAGCTGAAGAGAAAGCTGTTGATAAAGTAATAGATATTTACAATAAGATTGAAAGGAAACCACCACTACATTTCTGCCACATAAGTTCTTATAAAACACTGAATTTAATCAATGACTCTACTGTTGAGGTAACACCACACCACCTACTTCTAACTAAGAGTGATTTGAAATCTCAGGGTAGTTATGTTAAAACCAACCCCCCTATAAGGGGTCGTAAGAATAGAGCCATGTTATGGAAAGCACTTAATTCAGGTGAAATCGACGTAATCGCTTCAGATCACGCTCCCCACACACAAAACGAAAAAGAACAAGGTTTCTGGAAAGCACCCTCAGGAGTCCCCGGAGTTCAAACCATGCTTCCACAACTAGCTTACCACGTAAAAAAACGAAACCTATCCCTAAAACGTTTTGTAAAAACCTTGTGTGAAAATCCAAGCGACATATATGGATTGAACAAAGGATATATAAAAAAGGGAATGGATGCTGACTTAATATTCATGGATTTCAGCGATATAACTAGAATAAAAAAGAACATGCTGCACAGTAAATGTGGTTGGACCCCGTATACAGGCCGTAGAGCCATTTTTCCACAAAAAACAATGTTGAGAGGCAAAGTAATTTACAAGAAATCTGGGTTTAGAGATAAAATAGGTGAAGAGATTGAACCAAAGGGATATAGAAAAAGCCGAGAGAATAGAAAAACTACTTAA
- a CDS encoding MBL fold metallo-hydrolase — translation MTKTTFLGTGWAVPTKKRSSTSILIQPKNILIDCGGDIAHKLTKKDIPLTEIKDILLTHAHTDHINGLPGLLQASWLSGQKENIKITSTPKAIKKTKKIIKSHEFNFPFEIKYQKITGKGKLDNNVKYTEVKHKDQALAYRYKNITYSGDTKPCQNLNKLAKNTNLLIHEATFPTGQEKQAHQTGHSTIADAIKTAQKTKTKKLAIIHHKPKINIKKQIKQTKKELKAKKINIKIPKDLDTIKTK, via the coding sequence ATGACAAAAACAACATTCCTAGGAACCGGATGGGCCGTACCAACCAAAAAAAGATCCTCAACCTCAATCCTAATTCAACCCAAAAACATACTAATAGACTGCGGCGGAGACATAGCCCACAAACTAACAAAAAAAGACATCCCACTCACAGAAATCAAAGACATACTACTAACACACGCCCACACAGACCACATCAATGGACTACCCGGCCTACTACAAGCCTCATGGCTCTCAGGACAAAAAGAAAACATAAAAATAACAAGCACCCCCAAAGCAATCAAAAAAACCAAAAAAATAATAAAATCCCACGAATTCAACTTCCCATTCGAAATAAAATACCAAAAAATAACCGGAAAAGGAAAACTCGACAACAACGTCAAATACACAGAAGTAAAACACAAAGACCAAGCCCTAGCCTACAGATACAAAAACATAACCTATTCAGGAGACACAAAACCATGCCAAAACCTAAACAAACTAGCAAAAAACACCAACCTCCTAATACACGAAGCAACATTCCCAACAGGCCAAGAAAAACAAGCCCACCAAACCGGACACTCCACCATAGCCGACGCAATCAAAACAGCCCAAAAAACCAAAACAAAAAAACTAGCAATAATCCACCACAAACCCAAAATAAACATAAAAAAACAAATAAAACAAACAAAAAAAGAACTAAAAGCCAAAAAAATCAACATAAAAATACCAAAAGACCTCGACACCATAAAAACAAAATAA